One genomic segment of Desulfomicrobium sp. ZS1 includes these proteins:
- a CDS encoding response regulator transcription factor — protein MRILIVDDHAVVRRGTMNIIIDRFPECEFSEAGTVHEARLVLEDTRFDLVILDISLPDGSGLDFLEYAQEHTPGLPVIMLSMHHEIEYAQRCLSLGARGYLSKNSAPEELEEAMISILDGGIYVNPSLLDSRRPTSAMDSLSRQERDVARRLANGETMTAIAQAMGVSVKTASTYRTRAMRKLGIATTSGLIRYLLERGLVDM, from the coding sequence ATGCGCATCTTGATTGTGGACGATCACGCGGTGGTGCGGCGCGGCACTATGAACATCATCATCGACCGCTTCCCGGAGTGCGAATTCTCCGAGGCGGGAACGGTGCACGAGGCGCGGCTGGTGCTGGAGGACACGCGCTTCGATCTGGTCATCCTCGATATTTCCCTGCCCGACGGGAGCGGGCTTGATTTTCTGGAATATGCGCAGGAGCACACTCCGGGCCTGCCCGTGATCATGCTCAGCATGCATCACGAGATCGAATACGCCCAGCGTTGCCTGAGCCTCGGCGCGCGCGGTTACTTAAGCAAGAATTCGGCTCCCGAAGAGCTTGAAGAAGCTATGATCTCCATTCTGGACGGCGGCATCTACGTCAATCCGTCGCTGCTCGACTCGCGCAGGCCGACCTCGGCCATGGACTCCCTGTCCCGCCAGGAGCGCGATGTGGCCCGCAGGCTGGCCAACGGCGAGACCATGACCGCCATTGCCCAAGCCATGGGCGTCAGCGTCAAGACCGCCAGCACCTATCGCACCCGCGCCATGCGCAAACTCGGTATCGCCACCACCTCCGGCCTGATCCGCTACCTGCTGGAGCGCGGTCTGGTCGATATGTGA
- a CDS encoding iron-sulfur cluster assembly scaffold protein, with translation MNLSLEELELRAFDPPHLGMPGWSCQAGRWEEDGRFMEIFVAEREGRIIDVGFLTNIPGDGLVCASVYCDEVLEKTVEEARALCMQDILALFPSPRKDDSALHDILKICVDAGVKSISACPHQP, from the coding sequence ATGAACTTGAGTCTTGAGGAACTTGAACTGCGCGCCTTCGACCCGCCGCATCTGGGCATGCCCGGGTGGTCCTGTCAGGCCGGGCGTTGGGAGGAGGATGGCCGCTTTATGGAGATTTTTGTGGCCGAGCGGGAAGGCAGGATCATCGACGTGGGTTTTCTGACCAACATTCCCGGAGACGGACTTGTCTGCGCCTCGGTCTATTGCGACGAGGTGCTGGAAAAAACCGTGGAGGAGGCCCGCGCCCTCTGCATGCAGGACATTTTGGCCCTTTTCCCCTCACCCAGGAAAGATGATTCCGCCTTGCACGACATCTTGAAAATCTGCGTCGACGCAGGCGTCAAATCCATCAGCGCCTGTCCCCACCAGCCTTAG
- a CDS encoding nucleoside phosphorylase has protein sequence MSDAPHSPSHPVHTEADLPIDAMGRIYHLQITPEQLAPDILLVGDPGRAEFIARTFLHDLEVEQEHRGLVTATGTYCATGGRATIISPLRATVATSGMGTPSLEIVANELVALSEIDFATRAPKPRFPRLHVIRVGTSGGLQASTRLGTSIITTYAVGMDNTGLFYETTSPDQTCARLERELAAVVEKATRPDSRFRGKIHPYVSRAEPAVVRALAQAARDLGVAAKAGLTISNSGFFASQGRDISRLRPSTPDLDRVFSEFDPNLPGQRIENMEMEASFLLHFLGGLGHWAGAICPAIANRRDNTFDHEYLAAIEGATRTALAALAALRTRRDFALRWDGCPPVRE, from the coding sequence ATGAGCGACGCACCCCATTCACCCTCCCACCCCGTCCACACTGAGGCCGACCTGCCCATTGACGCCATGGGCCGCATCTATCATCTCCAGATCACACCCGAACAGCTCGCGCCCGACATTCTGCTGGTCGGCGACCCTGGACGGGCCGAATTCATCGCCCGGACCTTTCTTCATGATCTGGAGGTCGAACAGGAACACCGGGGTCTAGTCACAGCCACGGGCACATACTGCGCAACCGGCGGCCGGGCCACGATCATTTCGCCCTTGCGCGCCACAGTGGCGACCTCCGGCATGGGCACGCCGTCCCTGGAGATCGTCGCCAACGAGCTGGTTGCGCTCAGCGAGATCGACTTCGCCACGCGAGCGCCCAAGCCACGCTTTCCCCGGCTGCACGTCATCCGGGTCGGAACTTCCGGAGGCTTGCAGGCATCGACCCGGCTCGGCACATCCATCATTACCACCTACGCCGTTGGCATGGACAACACCGGCCTGTTCTACGAAACGACCAGTCCGGATCAGACCTGTGCACGCCTGGAGCGGGAACTGGCGGCAGTGGTTGAAAAAGCGACCAGGCCGGACTCACGGTTCCGGGGAAAAATCCACCCCTATGTCTCGCGCGCCGAACCGGCAGTGGTCCGTGCGCTGGCGCAAGCCGCAAGGGACCTGGGGGTTGCCGCCAAGGCAGGCCTCACCATCTCGAACAGCGGATTCTTCGCCTCCCAGGGCCGCGACATCTCCCGCTTGCGGCCAAGCACGCCGGATCTGGACAGGGTTTTCAGCGAATTCGATCCCAACCTCCCCGGCCAGCGCATCGAGAACATGGAGATGGAGGCGAGTTTTCTGCTGCATTTTCTCGGCGGCCTCGGGCACTGGGCCGGAGCCATCTGCCCGGCCATCGCCAACCGGCGCGACAACACCTTTGATCATGAATACCTGGCTGCCATCGAAGGCGCGACCAGGACGGCGCTTGCGGCCCTGGCCGCGCTGAGAACGCGCCGAGACTTTGCTTTAAGATGGGATGGATGCCCGCCTGTGCGGGAATGA
- a CDS encoding sulfite exporter TauE/SafE family protein, with amino-acid sequence MNIDFSHAFLTTMFGWLLGGFVNGIVGFGAALVAMPIVATGLDMPLAVSTCGLVVLSLNFQMAWNYREHLDSCGIKALFLGGLPGAVCGVLVLKNVPEAGLKFGLGALLIAYSIWGLSGTQVNKRKLAAPWGMLAGFLSTGLGTAFGFNGPPLAVYLSLRGGTQQQIKAALGAFFIVSGLFIVAAHALAGLYSMHTLWLYIAALPSVSFGAWAGMRVSGRLQDLSFQRVLFLMILIMGLNMAFKALPAA; translated from the coding sequence ATGAACATCGATTTTTCACACGCCTTTCTCACCACAATGTTCGGCTGGCTCCTTGGCGGATTCGTCAACGGCATCGTCGGCTTCGGCGCGGCATTGGTGGCCATGCCCATCGTGGCCACGGGCCTGGACATGCCTCTGGCCGTCTCCACCTGCGGCCTGGTGGTCCTCTCGCTCAACTTCCAGATGGCCTGGAATTACCGGGAGCATCTGGATTCCTGCGGCATCAAGGCCCTGTTTCTGGGCGGGTTGCCCGGAGCCGTCTGCGGCGTGCTAGTGCTGAAGAATGTCCCGGAAGCGGGACTCAAATTCGGTTTGGGCGCGCTCCTCATTGCCTATTCGATCTGGGGGCTGAGCGGCACGCAAGTCAACAAGAGAAAGCTGGCCGCGCCTTGGGGCATGCTGGCCGGGTTTCTGTCCACGGGTCTCGGCACGGCCTTCGGGTTCAACGGCCCGCCGCTGGCCGTGTACCTGTCGCTGCGCGGCGGCACGCAGCAGCAGATCAAGGCGGCCCTGGGCGCGTTCTTCATCGTCAGCGGCCTGTTCATCGTCGCGGCCCACGCCCTGGCCGGACTGTACAGCATGCACACGCTCTGGCTCTATATCGCCGCCCTGCCTTCGGTTTCTTTTGGCGCCTGGGCCGGGATGCGGGTATCCGGACGCTTGCAGGACCTTTCTTTTCAGCGCGTACTCTTCCTGATGATCCTCATCATGGGCCTGAACATGGCCTTCAAAGCCCTGCCCGCCGCCTGA
- a CDS encoding substrate-binding periplasmic protein, which translates to MRMTISIALLILCYNVALAGGNYTFVRIESLAEQDVAENILTHVYKKTGMDINIIAFPGKRANLEVTTGRADGETSRIYNYGEINTNLIRVPTPYGTLETSAFALKEKKLVIKSIEDLKNFRIAIVRGVQHTEDITKGMQNIAVMNDICAMMMFVKLGRADIALTNTLAGIGALKKLKMDDIVAVGTLEKLDLYHYLIPRHRNMVPIVDAAIREMIATGELQELKDRYERQYLENIR; encoded by the coding sequence GTGAGAATGACAATTTCCATTGCATTGTTGATTTTATGCTATAATGTTGCACTTGCTGGAGGAAATTATACATTCGTACGAATAGAATCGCTCGCGGAACAGGACGTCGCAGAAAATATTCTGACACATGTTTACAAGAAAACAGGGATGGACATCAATATAATTGCATTTCCAGGAAAGAGGGCAAACCTGGAAGTGACAACAGGGCGTGCAGATGGAGAGACATCGCGCATATATAATTACGGAGAAATCAACACGAATCTGATCAGAGTACCTACGCCATACGGAACTCTCGAAACTTCTGCTTTTGCTCTAAAAGAAAAAAAATTAGTCATCAAATCGATTGAGGACCTGAAAAATTTCAGAATAGCCATAGTTCGCGGAGTCCAGCATACTGAAGATATCACCAAAGGCATGCAGAACATCGCGGTCATGAACGATATTTGCGCAATGATGATGTTCGTCAAATTGGGCCGCGCCGACATTGCATTGACCAACACCCTGGCTGGAATCGGCGCTTTGAAAAAACTGAAGATGGACGACATCGTTGCTGTAGGCACATTGGAAAAACTGGATCTGTATCATTATCTCATCCCAAGACACCGGAACATGGTCCCGATTGTCGATGCGGCAATCCGCGAAATGATCGCGACCGGAGAACTCCAAGAACTCAAGGATCGATATGAAAGGCAATATCTGGAGAATATCAGATAG
- a CDS encoding ABC transporter substrate-binding protein, producing the protein MKKVALLFLAVCMLVPAIGMAAPKYTFVRIENLPEQEIGERLLKEVYKRAGIEIEVEAMSGVRALEAASSGEKDGEALRIWSVGEKYPSLIRVPTPLSALTTQAFVRKDSNITLSSPDELKKFSIAITRGVAHTTDITAGLENVHEVPSEDLLMPFVQAGRAELALTSLENGMVILKNAGINDVVPVEKPLKVHPLYHYVNEKNKDLVPKIDAVIKEMADSGELEKLQKQYAEDILNK; encoded by the coding sequence ATGAAGAAGGTCGCATTACTTTTTCTTGCGGTGTGCATGCTCGTTCCGGCAATAGGCATGGCAGCTCCGAAGTACACATTTGTCCGCATTGAAAACCTTCCGGAGCAAGAGATAGGCGAACGCCTTCTCAAGGAAGTCTACAAACGCGCCGGAATTGAGATCGAAGTCGAAGCCATGTCCGGGGTCCGTGCCCTGGAAGCGGCGAGCTCCGGGGAAAAAGACGGCGAGGCTCTGCGCATCTGGAGCGTCGGCGAAAAATATCCTTCGCTGATTCGCGTTCCAACGCCGCTCTCCGCGCTCACGACCCAGGCATTCGTTCGGAAAGACAGCAACATCACGCTCTCAAGTCCTGACGAACTCAAGAAATTCTCCATTGCCATCACCCGTGGCGTAGCCCACACCACGGACATCACAGCAGGCCTTGAAAACGTGCACGAAGTGCCAAGCGAAGATTTGCTCATGCCTTTTGTCCAGGCAGGCCGGGCCGAATTGGCCCTCACCAGCCTTGAAAACGGCATGGTCATCCTCAAGAATGCAGGAATCAACGATGTGGTTCCTGTGGAAAAACCTCTCAAAGTTCATCCGCTCTACCATTACGTCAATGAAAAGAACAAAGACCTCGTGCCAAAGATCGACGCAGTGATAAAGGAAATGGCTGATTCTGGTGAACTCGAAAAACTCCAGAAACAATACGCTGAAGACATTCTAAACAAGTAG
- a CDS encoding methyl-accepting chemotaxis protein, with protein MKKRRSLQILMVGFIAAIVTLVLSGLGAMDYIRARSELTSSLDKDMQIISGRLAVNLVAPLWDMNADGAKGVLESEMTNRNLYAATIVHKDKLVAGVVRDEAWDVVSLEGPVEPGDYETITIPLAYEKNDKKTDLGELTLFMSKRFLNETLRETLLATILRVILMDAILVLGIVFFVRRTITRSLQGMIAMLKDIAEGEGDLTRRLEDKSGTEIQELADWFNIFIDKIRAIIAEVVDNAQRLEKSAQNLLQLSSTLSTSAEAMAGQSNSASTSLNSMSGNMNSVASAMEEFAVNIGTVAASSEEMSSTIHEISQNTAKAKNITGNAVLKSTEASDRVNELGIAAKEISKVTETITAISSQTNLLALNATIEAARAGEAGRGFAVVANEIKELAMQTARATEEIREKIQGIQSATGTTVGEIHHISQIVGDVDQIVATIAAAVEEQSVTTRDIADNVGQASQGVKEVNENVAHADTVTRQIARSVDDVSGTSGDISNMAGTVQENSEALSALAKSLNTLVGKFRI; from the coding sequence ATGAAAAAAAGACGCAGCTTGCAAATTCTTATGGTAGGCTTCATTGCAGCTATTGTTACTCTTGTCTTGAGCGGACTTGGCGCCATGGACTATATTCGTGCGCGATCAGAACTGACCTCATCACTTGACAAGGACATGCAAATCATCTCCGGAAGGTTGGCTGTAAACTTGGTTGCACCGCTCTGGGACATGAATGCGGATGGAGCCAAAGGCGTGCTGGAAAGTGAAATGACCAACAGGAATCTTTACGCCGCCACGATCGTGCACAAGGACAAGCTCGTTGCCGGAGTGGTTCGGGACGAAGCCTGGGATGTCGTTTCTCTGGAAGGTCCAGTGGAGCCAGGGGACTATGAAACAATCACGATCCCTCTTGCTTACGAGAAGAACGACAAAAAGACCGACCTGGGCGAACTCACACTGTTCATGAGCAAAAGGTTCCTGAACGAGACGCTTCGCGAAACGCTGCTGGCCACGATACTGCGCGTCATCCTGATGGACGCCATACTGGTCCTTGGCATCGTGTTTTTCGTTCGGCGCACGATTACGCGCTCACTGCAGGGAATGATTGCCATGCTCAAGGATATCGCGGAGGGCGAAGGCGACCTGACTAGGCGCCTTGAGGACAAATCCGGAACGGAAATCCAGGAACTTGCAGACTGGTTCAACATATTCATCGACAAAATCCGCGCCATCATTGCCGAAGTGGTGGACAACGCCCAGCGCCTTGAAAAGTCCGCTCAAAACCTTCTGCAACTCTCCTCCACTCTTTCAACATCTGCCGAGGCAATGGCCGGACAATCGAACAGCGCCTCGACATCATTGAACTCCATGAGCGGCAACATGAATTCCGTGGCTTCCGCAATGGAAGAATTCGCTGTCAATATCGGCACGGTGGCCGCTTCTTCCGAGGAAATGAGTTCAACCATCCATGAAATTTCGCAAAACACCGCCAAGGCCAAGAACATCACGGGGAATGCGGTGCTCAAATCCACAGAGGCTTCAGATAGGGTCAACGAACTGGGCATCGCCGCGAAAGAGATCAGCAAGGTCACCGAAACCATCACGGCCATATCCTCCCAGACCAATCTCCTGGCTTTGAACGCAACCATTGAAGCCGCCCGGGCCGGAGAGGCAGGGCGCGGCTTTGCTGTCGTGGCAAATGAAATCAAGGAATTGGCCATGCAAACCGCTCGGGCCACCGAGGAAATCCGGGAGAAAATCCAGGGCATTCAGAGTGCAACGGGAACCACCGTCGGCGAAATACATCATATCAGCCAGATCGTCGGCGACGTCGATCAGATCGTGGCCACCATCGCCGCGGCTGTCGAGGAGCAATCCGTGACGACCCGCGATATCGCGGACAACGTGGGACAAGCGTCCCAGGGCGTCAAGGAGGTAAACGAAAATGTTGCCCACGCGGACACTGTAACTCGTCAAATTGCACGAAGCGTTGACGACGTCAGCGGCACATCAGGGGACATATCCAACATGGCCGGGACGGTGCAGGAAAATTCCGAAGCATTGAGCGCTCTGGCGAAAAGTCTGAACACTCTTGTCGGCAAATTCAGGATCTAA
- a CDS encoding amidohydrolase family protein encodes MKIIDFRFRPNTPEIINGIKNSAMFKAACQAIGFDARKPQPLPEIVADLDSRGVERAVITGRDCETTYGSPANNGSVLEFCKAYPDKFIGFWGIDPHKKMAAVYEIVKAVEEFGMKGIAIDPYLAHIPACEARYYPLYTKCAELNLPVFVTMAPPPQVPGAIMDYADPRHIDQVARDFPELTIIMSHGGYPYVNEAVYACLRNANVYMDFSEYERAPMSDVFVQAMSTIIQDKVVFASAHPFIELKDALDAYESFPLSDEVRRKVMYENASRILGLDRN; translated from the coding sequence ATGAAAATCATCGACTTTCGATTTCGCCCCAACACTCCCGAAATAATTAACGGCATCAAGAACAGCGCCATGTTCAAGGCCGCCTGCCAGGCCATCGGATTTGACGCCCGCAAGCCCCAGCCTCTGCCCGAGATCGTGGCCGATCTGGACAGCCGGGGCGTCGAGCGCGCGGTCATCACCGGCCGCGACTGCGAAACCACCTACGGCTCGCCAGCCAACAACGGCAGCGTGCTGGAGTTCTGCAAGGCCTACCCGGATAAATTCATCGGCTTCTGGGGCATCGACCCGCACAAAAAAATGGCCGCCGTATATGAAATCGTCAAGGCAGTCGAAGAGTTCGGCATGAAGGGCATCGCCATCGACCCCTACCTGGCCCACATCCCGGCCTGTGAGGCCCGCTACTACCCGCTCTACACCAAGTGCGCGGAGCTGAACCTGCCCGTGTTCGTGACCATGGCCCCGCCGCCGCAGGTGCCTGGGGCGATCATGGACTACGCCGATCCCCGCCACATCGATCAGGTCGCCCGCGATTTTCCCGAGCTGACCATCATCATGAGTCATGGCGGCTACCCCTACGTCAACGAGGCCGTCTACGCCTGTCTACGCAACGCCAACGTGTACATGGATTTCTCAGAATACGAGCGCGCGCCCATGAGCGACGTGTTCGTGCAGGCCATGAGCACCATCATCCAGGACAAGGTCGTTTTCGCCAGCGCCCATCCGTTCATCGAGCTCAAAGATGCGCTTGACGCCTACGAATCATTCCCCCTGAGCGACGAAGTACGCCGCAAGGTCATGTACGAAAACGCAAGCCGCATCCTGGGCCTCGACCGCAATTAG
- a CDS encoding TRAP transporter large permease subunit — protein sequence MDSPSAFKNIWGWLDENFEKVFLVSGLLAIIFLITFQTLYRYVIVHFVSSAGAAVWTEELARYIFIWISYLALSVAIKKRSSIRIDIIYDRIPVRWQNASWVVVDIFFLILTLTICWYGWTQIERLMEFPQHTTALRIPYIIPYLVLPLGFGLMALRLLQNLRGQVQLCGTLDTIIAVAFVGAIIAPAVLAEYIEPLPALFGYFGILCVIGVPIAISLGLSTLATVICAETLPIEYLAQTAFTSIDSFPIMAIPFFIAAGTFMGAGGLSQRLLALADEMLGGLYGGMALVTVATCMFFGAISGSGPATVAAIGALTIPAMVERGYDKYFAAAIVASAGAIGVLIPPSNPFVVYGISAQVSIGDLFIAGIVPGVLVGLVLMTYAYLYAKARNWRGEARKRTVSSLIAAVWEAKWALMVPVIVLGGIYGGIMTPTEAAAVAAFYGLIVGVFVYREIDARKFAACCVESCETSATIIVLMAMATLFGNIMTLEDVPGTIARAILGFTESKIVILLLINVLLLIVGTFMEALAAIVILTPILLPVVVGVGVSPLHFGVIIVTNLAIGFITPPVGVNLFVASSISKTKIEYLARTVLPMLGLMILVLLIVTYIPEVPLFFLDNK from the coding sequence ATGGACAGCCCCTCCGCATTCAAAAACATATGGGGCTGGCTGGACGAGAATTTCGAAAAGGTCTTTCTTGTCTCCGGATTGCTGGCGATCATTTTTCTGATCACCTTTCAGACGCTGTACAGATACGTCATCGTACATTTCGTCAGCTCGGCGGGCGCGGCGGTCTGGACTGAGGAACTAGCGCGCTACATCTTCATCTGGATCAGTTATCTCGCGCTCTCCGTCGCGATCAAGAAGCGCAGTTCGATCCGCATCGACATCATTTACGACAGAATCCCGGTCCGCTGGCAGAATGCGAGCTGGGTCGTGGTTGACATCTTTTTCCTGATTCTCACGCTGACCATCTGCTGGTACGGCTGGACCCAGATCGAACGCCTGATGGAATTCCCGCAGCACACCACCGCCCTGCGGATACCGTACATCATTCCGTACCTGGTCCTGCCCCTGGGTTTCGGGCTCATGGCTCTGCGCCTCCTGCAGAACCTCAGGGGCCAAGTACAGCTTTGCGGCACGCTTGACACCATCATTGCGGTCGCCTTTGTCGGCGCCATCATCGCCCCGGCAGTGCTTGCGGAATACATCGAACCTCTGCCGGCCCTGTTCGGATACTTCGGAATCCTGTGCGTGATAGGCGTGCCCATCGCCATCTCGCTCGGACTCTCCACCTTGGCCACGGTCATCTGCGCCGAGACCCTGCCCATCGAGTACCTGGCCCAGACGGCCTTCACATCCATCGATTCCTTCCCAATCATGGCCATCCCGTTCTTCATTGCCGCAGGCACCTTCATGGGTGCCGGAGGCCTTTCCCAGCGCCTCCTGGCCTTGGCCGACGAGATGCTCGGTGGCCTCTACGGCGGCATGGCCCTGGTCACCGTGGCCACCTGCATGTTTTTCGGTGCCATCAGCGGGTCGGGTCCAGCCACTGTGGCCGCCATCGGCGCCCTGACCATTCCGGCCATGGTCGAACGCGGCTACGACAAGTACTTCGCCGCAGCCATCGTCGCCTCGGCCGGCGCCATCGGCGTGCTCATCCCGCCGAGCAATCCCTTCGTGGTCTACGGCATCTCCGCCCAGGTCTCCATCGGCGACCTGTTCATCGCCGGCATCGTGCCGGGGGTTCTGGTCGGTCTGGTGCTCATGACCTACGCCTACCTGTATGCCAAGGCGCGCAACTGGCGCGGCGAAGCGCGCAAGAGAACCGTCTCCTCCCTCATAGCCGCGGTCTGGGAAGCCAAGTGGGCCCTCATGGTCCCGGTGATCGTCCTGGGCGGCATTTACGGCGGCATCATGACCCCGACCGAAGCCGCCGCCGTGGCCGCCTTCTACGGCCTCATCGTCGGTGTATTCGTGTACAGGGAGATCGACGCCCGCAAGTTCGCCGCGTGCTGCGTGGAATCCTGCGAGACATCGGCGACCATCATCGTGCTCATGGCCATGGCCACCCTGTTCGGCAACATCATGACCCTGGAAGACGTGCCCGGAACCATCGCCAGGGCCATCCTGGGCTTCACCGAGAGCAAGATCGTCATCCTGCTGCTCATCAACGTGCTGCTGCTCATCGTCGGCACGTTCATGGAGGCCTTGGCCGCCATCGTCATCCTGACCCCGATCCTCTTGCCCGTGGTCGTCGGGGTTGGCGTCTCGCCCCTGCACTTCGGCGTCATCATCGTCACCAATTTGGCCATCGGCTTCATCACCCCGCCCGTGGGCGTGAATCTCTTCGTGGCCAGCAGCATCTCCAAAACCAAGATCGAATACCTGGCTCGCACCGTGTTGCCCATGCTCGGCCTCATGATCCTGGTGCTGCTGATCGTGACCTACATCCCCGAAGTGCCGCTCTTCTTTTTAGACAACAAGTAA
- a CDS encoding TRAP transporter substrate-binding protein: MKKIVLAALGLMAAVGLAGPLDTAHAGKPLTLRIGHPMAPGNNVTVGYEKFKELVEAKSDKQIKIQIFGSAQLGSDRVTTEAAQAGTLDMSSCSSPNMASFSKAFMAIDLPYITDPKFQDNFYKGLDEGELGKEMERAANEIGLQPIMLSQYGYRNFVSTKKPIRTVADLAGLKVRTTDSPVEVGVAKALGMNPAPVAWGETYTALQQGTVDAEGNTFSLLNDAKHTEVLKYAMDSNHNYSMHLLLMNKKKWDSLTPEQQTVIREAAHEALVWQRTESVKLEQKAWDAFKEKGIEVTILPDAERAKLKEMTAPVREEFAKQIPGRMMELLTATQK, translated from the coding sequence ATGAAGAAGATCGTCTTAGCCGCATTGGGCCTTATGGCCGCAGTAGGTTTGGCTGGCCCCCTCGACACGGCGCATGCCGGCAAACCCCTGACCCTGCGCATCGGCCATCCCATGGCTCCTGGCAACAACGTCACCGTCGGCTACGAAAAGTTCAAGGAGCTTGTGGAAGCCAAGAGCGACAAGCAGATCAAGATTCAGATCTTCGGTAGCGCCCAGCTCGGCAGCGACCGCGTGACCACAGAGGCAGCCCAGGCCGGCACGCTGGACATGTCCTCGTGCTCCTCCCCGAACATGGCCAGTTTCAGCAAGGCCTTCATGGCCATCGACCTGCCCTACATCACCGACCCCAAGTTCCAGGACAATTTCTACAAGGGTCTCGATGAAGGCGAGCTCGGCAAGGAAATGGAACGGGCCGCCAACGAGATCGGCCTGCAGCCGATCATGCTCAGCCAGTACGGCTACCGCAACTTCGTCAGCACCAAGAAACCCATCCGCACCGTGGCCGATCTGGCCGGCCTGAAGGTCCGCACCACCGACTCCCCTGTCGAGGTCGGCGTGGCCAAGGCCCTGGGCATGAACCCCGCCCCCGTGGCCTGGGGCGAGACCTACACCGCCCTGCAGCAGGGCACCGTCGATGCCGAAGGCAACACCTTCTCCCTCCTGAACGACGCCAAGCACACCGAAGTGCTCAAGTACGCCATGGATTCCAACCACAACTACAGCATGCACCTCTTGCTCATGAACAAGAAAAAGTGGGACAGCCTGACCCCCGAGCAGCAGACGGTCATCCGTGAGGCCGCCCACGAAGCTCTGGTCTGGCAGCGCACTGAGAGCGTGAAGCTCGAACAGAAGGCCTGGGACGCGTTCAAGGAAAAGGGCATCGAAGTGACCATCCTGCCCGACGCCGAACGTGCCAAGCTGAAGGAGATGACCGCCCCGGTGCGTGAGGAATTCGCCAAGCAGATCCCCGGCAGGATGATGGAATTGTTGACCGCAACCCAGAAGTAA